One window of Quercus robur chromosome 12, dhQueRobu3.1, whole genome shotgun sequence genomic DNA carries:
- the LOC126710012 gene encoding ent-copalyl diphosphate synthase 1 isoform X2 — translation MLPVSLTSSPQKNKNTMSSQSNFLPLSPTLPSILPLPFLSLKSVWSFGVKDKRVNFDFRLGCSAISKPRTQEYINVFQNGISVVKWHEIVEDDVKTENKALKVSTPNNIKERVDSIKSMLDSMGNGEISISAYDTAWVALVEDIHGSGLPQFPSSLKWIANNQLHDGSWGDSEIFFAYDRIINTLACVIALKSWNSHPEKYQKGITFLKENICKLEYENAEHMPIGFEVAFPSLLDIARSLNIEVVPPDLPVLQEIYAKRNIKLSRIPRDIMHKVPTTLLHSLEGMQGLDWEKLLKLQSQDGSFLFSPSSTAFALMQTKDENCLRYLNKAIHRFNGGVPNVYPVDLFEHLWTVDRLQRLGISRYFQPEMKECINYVSRYWNDKGICWARNSEVRDIDDTAMGFRLLRLYGHEVSADVFKHFEKGGEFFCFAGQSTQAVTGMYNLYRASQVLFPGEKVLEDAKKFSSNFLREKQVANELFDKWIITKDLPGEVGYALQLPWYASLPRVETRFYIEQYGGEDDVWIGKTLYRMSKVNNETYLEVAKLDYNNCQALHRMEWDGIQQWYSECNLGEFGLSRRTLLFAYFLASSSIFEPKRSIERLAWTKTTALVEAITYYFDEKEMRRDFLQEFRNYSNTRDCINRRGSNTNKTCQGLIETLLDTINHLSLEALVTHGQDISRHLHLAWEKWLLKWHIEGDRQQGEAELLVHIINLTAGRLFSEELMSHPQYKPLSDLINKIYCQLCSYQKHKVYNVKGSNTSCSDNITTPEIESDMQELVQLVLQNSSNDIDSDIKQTFLTVANSLYYAAYCDHETINFHIARVLFERVV, via the exons ATGCTTCCCGTTTCACTAACTTCGTCTccacagaaaaacaaaaacaccatGTCCTCTCAGTCAAATTTTCTCCCTCTTTCCCCTACACTTCCAAGCATTCTGCCACTACCTTTCTTGTCCTTAAAGA gtgTCTGGTCATTCGGGGTTAAAGACAAACGAGTTAACTTTGATTTCCGCTTGGGATGCAGTGCTATATCCAAACCTCGAACTCAAG AATAcataaatgtttttcaaaatggCATCTCAGTCGTAAAGTGGCATGAAATTGTGGAGGATGACGTAAAGACGGAGAATAAAGCTCTTAAG GTTTCTACACCAAATAACATAAAGGAACGTGTCGATTCCATCAAATCAATGTTGGACTCCATGGGAAATGGAGAAATAAGCATTTCAGCTTATGACACGGCATGGGTTGCTCTAGTTGAAGACATTCATGGAAGTGGTCTTCCCCAATTCCCATCCAGTCTTAAGTGGATTGCCAACAATCAGCTTCACGATGGTTCTTGGGGTgatagtgaaattttttttgcttatgaTCGAATAATCAACACCTTAGCTTGTGTTATTGCACTAAAGTCATGGAATAGTCATCCTGAAAAGTACCAAAAag GAATTACATTCTTAAAAGAAAACATATGCAAGCTAGAGTATGAGAATGCTGAGCACATGCCAATAGGCTTTGAAGTTGCTTTCCCTTCACTTCTGGACATAGCTAGAAGTTTAAACATTGAAGTAGTACCTCCTGATTTACCTGTCTTGCAAGAGATATATGCCAAGAGAAATATAAAGCTCTCAAG GATACCAAGGGACATTATGCACAAAGTGCCCACAACACTACTCCATAGCTTGGAGGGGATGCAAGGATTGGACTGGGAAAAGCTTCTTAAACTGCAGTCCCAAGATGGGTCATTCTTGTTCTCTCCATCATCCACTGCCTTTGCACTCATGCAAACTAAAGATGAAAATTGCCTCAGATATTTAAACAAAGCGATCCACAGGTTCAATGGGGGAg TACCAAACGTGTATCCGGTAGACTTGTTTGAACATCTTTGGACTGTGGATCGGTTGCAACGCCTAGGAATTTCAAGATATTTTCAGCCAGAGATGAAGGAATGTATTAATTATGTTTCCAG ATATTGGAATGACAAAGGAATTTGTTGGGCAAGAAATTCTGAGGTTCGTGATATTGATGACACTGCCATGGGATTCAGGTTACTAAGATTGTATGGTCATGAGGTATCAGCGG ATGTGTTTAAGCATTTTGAGAAAGGTGGTGAGTTCTTTTGCTTTGCCGGGCAGTCAACACAGGCTGTGACAGGAATGTATAACCTGTACAGAGCTTCACAGGTGCTCTTTCCAGGAGAGAAGGTCCTTGAGGATGCAAAGAAATTCTCATCAAACTTCTTAAGAGAAAAACAAGTTGCTAATGAGCTCTTTGACAAATGGATCATAACGAAAGACTTACCTGGTGAG GTGGGTTACGCACTACAACTTCCATGGTATGCAAGCTTACCTCGTGTAGAGACGAGATTCTACATAGAGCAGTATGGTGGTGAAGATGATGTTTGGATTGGCAAGACCCTTTACAG GATGTCGAAAGTCAACAATGAAACCTATCTGGAGGTAGCAAAACTAGACTACAACAATTGCCAAGCCTTGCATAGGATGGAATGGGACGGTATTCAACA GTGGTACTCAGAATGTAATCTTGGAGAGTTTGGATTAAGCAGAAGAACCCTTCTCTTTGCTTATTTTCTAGCCTCATCCAGTATTTTCGAGCCAAAAAGGTCCATAGAAAGGCTTGCATGGACTAAAACCACAGCCTTGGTTGAAGCAATCACatattattttgatgaaaagGAAATGAGAAGAGACTTCCTACAAGAATTCAGAAACTACAGTAATACACGAGACTGCATAAACAGAAg GGGATCGAATACAAACAAGACATGTCAAGGACTTATCGAGACCTTACTTGATACCATAAACCATCTCTCATTGGAGGCACTTGTGACACATGGTCAAGATATTAGCCGCCATTTACATCTAGCA tGGGAAAAGTGGCTCCTGAAGTGGCATATTGAAGGTGATAGGCAGCAAGGAGAGGCAGAGCTATTGGTACATATCATAAATCTCACAGCTGGCCGTTTGTTTTCGGAGGAACTAATGTCTCATCCTCAATATAAACCACTATCTGACCtcattaacaaaatatattgtCAACTTTGTTCTTACCAAAAGCACAAG GTATACAATGTCAAGGGCAGCAACACTTCATGTTCAGACAACATCACTACCCCAGAAATAGAATCGGACATGCAAGAACTTGTGCAATTGGTACTGCAGAACTCCTCAAATGATATTGATTCTGATATCAAGCAAACGTTTCTCACAGTAGCCAACAGTTTATATTATGCAGCCTACTGTGATCATGAGACTATCAACTTCCATATTGCTCGAGTACTATTTGAAAGAGTAGTTTGA
- the LOC126710012 gene encoding ent-copalyl diphosphate synthase 1 isoform X1 yields MLPVSLTSSPQKNKNTMSSQSNFLPLSPTLPSILPLPFLSLKSVWSFGVKDKRVNFDFRLGCSAISKPRTQEYINVFQNGISVVKWHEIVEDDVKTENKALKVSTPNNIKERVDSIKSMLDSMGNGEISISAYDTAWVALVEDIHGSGLPQFPSSLKWIANNQLHDGSWGDSEIFFAYDRIINTLACVIALKSWNSHPEKYQKGITFLKENICKLEYENAEHMPIGFEVAFPSLLDIARSLNIEVVPPDLPVLQEIYAKRNIKLSRIPRDIMHKVPTTLLHSLEGMQGLDWEKLLKLQSQDGSFLFSPSSTAFALMQTKDENCLRYLNKAIHRFNGGVPNVYPVDLFEHLWTVDRLQRLGISRYFQPEMKECINYVSRYWNDKGICWARNSEVRDIDDTAMGFRLLRLYGHEVSADVFKHFEKGGEFFCFAGQSTQAVTGMYNLYRASQVLFPGEKVLEDAKKFSSNFLREKQVANELFDKWIITKDLPGEVGYALQLPWYASLPRVETRFYIEQYGGEDDVWIGKTLYRMSKVNNETYLEVAKLDYNNCQALHRMEWDGIQQWYSECNLGEFGLSRRTLLFAYFLASSSIFEPKRSIERLAWTKTTALVEAITYYFDEKEMRRDFLQEFRNYSNTRDCINRRGSNTNKTCQGLIETLLDTINHLSLEALVTHGQDISRHLHLAWEKWLLKWHIEGDRQQGEAELLVHIINLTAGRLFSEELMSHPQYKPLSDLINKIYCQLCSYQKHKVSDLRVRQQSLTPWTVYFGIFDHFDDVLFIIVSHISIYCKRNRSNFSISSIVSFNVYLQIDYGKVFITLILHVWYCMFMKKQYSFF; encoded by the exons ATGCTTCCCGTTTCACTAACTTCGTCTccacagaaaaacaaaaacaccatGTCCTCTCAGTCAAATTTTCTCCCTCTTTCCCCTACACTTCCAAGCATTCTGCCACTACCTTTCTTGTCCTTAAAGA gtgTCTGGTCATTCGGGGTTAAAGACAAACGAGTTAACTTTGATTTCCGCTTGGGATGCAGTGCTATATCCAAACCTCGAACTCAAG AATAcataaatgtttttcaaaatggCATCTCAGTCGTAAAGTGGCATGAAATTGTGGAGGATGACGTAAAGACGGAGAATAAAGCTCTTAAG GTTTCTACACCAAATAACATAAAGGAACGTGTCGATTCCATCAAATCAATGTTGGACTCCATGGGAAATGGAGAAATAAGCATTTCAGCTTATGACACGGCATGGGTTGCTCTAGTTGAAGACATTCATGGAAGTGGTCTTCCCCAATTCCCATCCAGTCTTAAGTGGATTGCCAACAATCAGCTTCACGATGGTTCTTGGGGTgatagtgaaattttttttgcttatgaTCGAATAATCAACACCTTAGCTTGTGTTATTGCACTAAAGTCATGGAATAGTCATCCTGAAAAGTACCAAAAag GAATTACATTCTTAAAAGAAAACATATGCAAGCTAGAGTATGAGAATGCTGAGCACATGCCAATAGGCTTTGAAGTTGCTTTCCCTTCACTTCTGGACATAGCTAGAAGTTTAAACATTGAAGTAGTACCTCCTGATTTACCTGTCTTGCAAGAGATATATGCCAAGAGAAATATAAAGCTCTCAAG GATACCAAGGGACATTATGCACAAAGTGCCCACAACACTACTCCATAGCTTGGAGGGGATGCAAGGATTGGACTGGGAAAAGCTTCTTAAACTGCAGTCCCAAGATGGGTCATTCTTGTTCTCTCCATCATCCACTGCCTTTGCACTCATGCAAACTAAAGATGAAAATTGCCTCAGATATTTAAACAAAGCGATCCACAGGTTCAATGGGGGAg TACCAAACGTGTATCCGGTAGACTTGTTTGAACATCTTTGGACTGTGGATCGGTTGCAACGCCTAGGAATTTCAAGATATTTTCAGCCAGAGATGAAGGAATGTATTAATTATGTTTCCAG ATATTGGAATGACAAAGGAATTTGTTGGGCAAGAAATTCTGAGGTTCGTGATATTGATGACACTGCCATGGGATTCAGGTTACTAAGATTGTATGGTCATGAGGTATCAGCGG ATGTGTTTAAGCATTTTGAGAAAGGTGGTGAGTTCTTTTGCTTTGCCGGGCAGTCAACACAGGCTGTGACAGGAATGTATAACCTGTACAGAGCTTCACAGGTGCTCTTTCCAGGAGAGAAGGTCCTTGAGGATGCAAAGAAATTCTCATCAAACTTCTTAAGAGAAAAACAAGTTGCTAATGAGCTCTTTGACAAATGGATCATAACGAAAGACTTACCTGGTGAG GTGGGTTACGCACTACAACTTCCATGGTATGCAAGCTTACCTCGTGTAGAGACGAGATTCTACATAGAGCAGTATGGTGGTGAAGATGATGTTTGGATTGGCAAGACCCTTTACAG GATGTCGAAAGTCAACAATGAAACCTATCTGGAGGTAGCAAAACTAGACTACAACAATTGCCAAGCCTTGCATAGGATGGAATGGGACGGTATTCAACA GTGGTACTCAGAATGTAATCTTGGAGAGTTTGGATTAAGCAGAAGAACCCTTCTCTTTGCTTATTTTCTAGCCTCATCCAGTATTTTCGAGCCAAAAAGGTCCATAGAAAGGCTTGCATGGACTAAAACCACAGCCTTGGTTGAAGCAATCACatattattttgatgaaaagGAAATGAGAAGAGACTTCCTACAAGAATTCAGAAACTACAGTAATACACGAGACTGCATAAACAGAAg GGGATCGAATACAAACAAGACATGTCAAGGACTTATCGAGACCTTACTTGATACCATAAACCATCTCTCATTGGAGGCACTTGTGACACATGGTCAAGATATTAGCCGCCATTTACATCTAGCA tGGGAAAAGTGGCTCCTGAAGTGGCATATTGAAGGTGATAGGCAGCAAGGAGAGGCAGAGCTATTGGTACATATCATAAATCTCACAGCTGGCCGTTTGTTTTCGGAGGAACTAATGTCTCATCCTCAATATAAACCACTATCTGACCtcattaacaaaatatattgtCAACTTTGTTCTTACCAAAAGCACAAGGTTAGTGATCTGAGAGTGAGACAACAATCACTCACACCTTGGACTGTATACTTTGGaatatttgatcattttgatgaTGTGCTTTTTATAATAGTATCCCACATATCCATTTATTGTAAAAGGAATAGATCGAATTTTAGCATATCATCAATAGTTTCATTCAATGTTTATTTACAAATTGATTATGGTAAAGTTTTTATAACATTAATTTTACATGTTTGGTATTGTATGTTTATGAAAAAACAATAcagctttttttaa